GTTGTACGGCTGTCCGTCAACCTCGCGCTGATATGTGTCAATGTCGATCTCGTACGACGCCCACTCGTCAGGGTCGAGGCCCCCTTGACTCAACATGCCGAAGTCGTCCTCTAGATGACAGCGGTCATAGGCGAGCATCACGCCGGCGTCGTAGATCTCGACTTGCTGTTCGACGACTTCCCCGCGCACCCAGAAGTAGTAGACGGCAGCACCCCAGTCGTCGTAATGATCTCCACGGCGCTCGTCCCATCGGCGACGGTAGAACGGCATGGTCGAAGTATCCGCTACCCATGATTCGATGTCCGCTCATGCTGCTGCGCGGGCGGTGATTCGAGCAGTAGCGTGCGCGCCATGGACCTGTCGGCTGTCGACGAGCTAGCCATTGCACCCGAGACCGAAGCCCGGGTGCTGATCTCCTGGCGCGAAGACGAGGTTTGGTCAACTCACACCTACATCGCCGACGAGGACGGCTATGTCGATCCCGAGGAAGTCCTCTGGTGGCTCCTCTCGCGCGGCGCCCAGGTCGGACAGATCCGTTTCGCGTTCCACTCCGCCTATCCCTATTTCGACCTCGATGCCGACATAGATCACGTCACGATGCCTGATCGCGCCGAACGTCGCGCCGAGGACCAGCGTCGACGCGACGCAGCGCGAAATGACTTCAAGCGGAGCCGCGGGACCTAGCGCGAGGACGCGCGGATCTGCCGCCGATAGTGAAGCCCGGACGTGCCGAATTGAGGATGTCCGGCCAGCAGCGCGCATGGTCGATACTTCCTCATGGCAGCGCGCTACACATGCCCTGTTGCGGGTACCGCACGCTCCGCGAAGCCCGAGGATCGTACGACCCTTGCTCCGTCTGCTACTGACGACTGGGTTTCGTCAAGATGTTCGGCCCCGGCTGTCGTCGCGAATCTTGGCTCCAGTCAGCGTTGGCGAGGCTCGGCCCGGACGCTGATCAGGTAGGTACTGGCACCGAAGGTGACGGCGAGCATGCCAGGACCGCGGCGTTCAATTCGGACGGCGGCTGACTGTGCGCCGAGCTTGCTGACGGCGAGGTCGTCGATGAGTTCCTCGACGATGGAGTCGCGGGGTTCCTCGCGGCGTATGGCGGGCCCGATACTGGCCGAGGGGCACCCTCCGGCGATGCACTCCTCGTCGGGATCGAAAGGGTCGTGCTCGAAGAGGTGGTGGAAGCAGTTGTAGTGCATGCGCTCGAACACTTCGAACTGCTCGGCTGAGACCACGACTGGCCGCCCGCAGTGTCGACAGGTCAAGGTGGGACTGGTGAGGCGCTCAAGGAAGGTGTCGAGCAACGCGTCGATGGTCTCGACCTCGGCGGTTTTCTCCTCGACGAGGCGGTCGTTCTCCCAGCGCAGTAGGACGTAACGACCGTTCGCTGATTGGACTCGGACCGACGAAGTGAATGGGTAGCCGTCGCCTGGCAAGGTGAACAGCAGGTCGTGCATCGAGGTTCGTGCGATCACGGCGTGCTGCCAGCGGTCTCGTGCTTGAGCGAGGGTGATCGCGTTGACCTGCGCGGCTGAGATGCCGTGCAGGTCGCGCAGGAAGTCGAGGCTGGCTTGCCAGGTCGGGTCGGGCATGAGCGTCATTCTGCCGGGCTTGGCGGCGCGGTCAGGCCGTTTTCGCGTCCGAGCGGGGCCGGTCGTCTTGCTGGACGGCAGGCGGTAGGACTGGGTGCCGGTCTCGCGGATCGCTTGGCGAGCCAGCGAGGGGGAGGGCTGACGCGAGTCGGCTCGACGCGACGGACTGCAGAAGTGACCTCGCTTATGAGTCCGAACCATCAAGCGACGCGCGTCCGCTCATGCCGCCGAGAGTGAAGCGCGCGACCATGCTGATGAGCGAGGCGCGCGGTGGGCAGGGCAGCGACGTCACAGGTTCAGTGAGCCTGGGCGAACTCCGCGCCGAGCGTGCGGGCCAGGAAGCGGTAGTGCTCCATGAGGGGGCCGACGAGCTGGCGATCCGCCTCGAACGCGTCGCGGAGACCCTTGGCCAGATCCTCGACTTGGGCCTCAAAGTCTCCAGAACGCTTGGCATGGCGTCGTCCGAACGTGCGCCACCGCCGCCAACCCAGTGCGATCGTCTTCTCTATTGCCTTCGGTCTGACTACCGGAGAGCCGTCGCGCCACAATCCGAGCAGGGCAGCACGGGCCGCGTTCTCAACGGCCTCATCCACGACATGAGGATGGCATGTCGTACGCACGCACATGCCGCCGGTAGTGAAAGCGCGAACCTGCCGATGCCAGGCATCAGCGATTCCAGCAGCGCGGGGACCCTTCCGCGCTCCATTCGGCTCGGTACTCCGCAAAGGACGCCGGGGACGCATTGCCGCCGGGGTTGTCGTCGTTCCCGAACTCGAAGCCGCAGTTCGGGCATACCTCGTAGGACGGTCTGCCCAAGTAGTCCTCGTACGGAGGGGTGAGGGTCGCCCCGTCAGGTGGTGGCCAGGTCTCGTACGGCTTGGCCGTCAACTCCTCTGAGCCACACACCGGGCACTCGAACATGGCTGGAGATTCTCGCACGGAAGCGTCCGCTCATGCCGCTATCCGCGCTCTCACTCTGTCGCACATCACCCGGCGTACGACCGTCGGGTGTCGGCCACCCAGACGAGTCGGCCCCTGTCTTTGACGCAGTAGATGCTTGACGGAGCTGTGCCAGTACTCGCTGACGTTTCGCCACGGCTCAGGTCGCGACCAATGCATCTCGGAGTCGGCTCGCGAACGCAAGCAACTGGGCGAATGCCTCGAGGTCCTCGGGCGTGACTTCGCGTCTCGGTTCTTCGCCCAGGCTCTCAAGGGCTGCATCCAGGACGACGCAAGAGGCCCCGTCCGCCCGCGCTCGGGAGTCTCGAAGTGCTGGAGCTGCCGATAGCTCGGTGAGCGTGACTGCTGACGCGGCGAGCGGCGGCGCTGTAAGTGAGCCCGCTGAAGCGCTCAGGGCGGCGAGGACGTCGGTTCCAACCTGTCCGGGGTCGAAGCGAAGACTGACCCACGCGCCCATCACGACCGGTCGCCACGCGCCGACCCTCAGCAGCCAAACGACGTCCTCAAGCTCGGCGGTGCGGCCAGCCTGGACCAGATCAGTCCCACACCTCCTGCCGGACCGAGGTGGCGTTCAACCTCATCAGATTCAGGTAGAACGGCACCACGAACGTCGTTTCGCGTGGAGTCAGCGCCATGCGTTCCAGTCTTGCATCAGGCCCGACGGCACCGCGCGAATCGAACTGCCCGATTCTGCCGCTGACCGCGCGTTCTAGGTGTCGCACATCAGGTGGCGGAGATGTGTCGCAGATCAGCTGTCGGATCACAACTCTCCACACCGCCGACCACGGCTGCACCGAGTGCGGCTCCAATTCGCCGACCACGGTGACGCCGGCCTCGATCAGTACGCCGGCCACCCACTCCCGCGCATCGCTCAGCCAGACCTTCGTACCCCACTCCTCCGCCACACCACCCACGCTCCTGCCACTACTCCTCGGCCCACCGGGTGACGTCTCGCTCGTATTCCTCGAGCCAGAACTGGAAGTCGACCGCGTGGTAGAGGTAGACGCCTGGCGTGTCCCGTGCGTCGGCCTGGCACAGCTTGTTCAGCGTGCGCCACACGGCCATGTCAGTGACGTCGGCCTCCCCCACGACCCAGGGCATCGCCCAGTCTTCGACCTCATCCCTGCTTCGCCGGCCCGCCACTAGGTCTTCCAGCGCCTGGCGTACCTCATCCCGCGAAGGCAGTTTCACCAACCGCTCCCTTCCTACACTCAAGCGATGACCATGCCACCATTCGGAGCATGCTGGGAACCGCAGACCTTCGGGCGCTGTATCTGGACCCTTCAACTGCCGGGATCTCGTGGCTGCTCGATCCCGACTCGTCGCGG
This Actinopolymorpha cephalotaxi DNA region includes the following protein-coding sequences:
- a CDS encoding CPCC family cysteine-rich protein, translated to MPCCGYRTLREARGSYDPCSVCY